A window of Lacibacter sediminis contains these coding sequences:
- the nadD gene encoding nicotinate (nicotinamide) nucleotide adenylyltransferase: MKIGLYFGSFNPIHAGHLIIAQHILNETDLSQVWFVVSPQNPFKQQKYLLNEYDRLHLVNLAIQKSASLKAIDIEFRLPKPSYTITTLTYLQEKYSQHSFSVIMGSDSLQNLDKWKNAEQIMAGFPIYVYTRPGFPIVPHQIKELHSLTAPLLEISATHIRELISKGKSIRFLVPDLVCDEIESAGYYKLKNPPQ, translated from the coding sequence ATGAAGATTGGACTTTATTTTGGTTCTTTTAACCCCATCCATGCGGGACATCTTATTATTGCCCAGCACATTTTAAACGAAACCGACCTTTCACAGGTTTGGTTTGTTGTTTCTCCGCAAAATCCGTTTAAGCAGCAAAAGTATCTTTTAAATGAATACGATCGCTTGCATCTTGTAAATCTGGCTATCCAAAAAAGTGCTTCTCTAAAAGCAATTGATATTGAGTTTAGATTACCCAAACCCTCTTATACAATTACAACGCTAACCTATTTACAGGAGAAATATTCCCAACATTCTTTTTCCGTGATTATGGGTAGTGACAGCCTTCAAAACCTGGATAAGTGGAAAAATGCTGAGCAGATCATGGCAGGCTTCCCAATCTATGTTTACACGAGACCGGGCTTCCCAATAGTTCCTCACCAAATTAAAGAACTTCATTCCCTTACTGCTCCATTATTGGAAATTTCGGCTACGCATATCCGTGAGTTAATATCAAAAGGGAAATCAATCCGTTTTCTAGTACCTGATCTTGTATGTGATGAGATAGAATCGGCAGGATACTATAAACTAAAAAATCCACCCCAATAA
- a CDS encoding isopenicillin N synthase family dioxygenase translates to MTIPVVDLAEFTSGDPVLKQKFVNELGKAYEEVGFVAVKNHGVPDDIIGDLYKYVQQFFSLPLEKKREYEIPDLAGQRGYTSFGKEHAKGSDAPDLKEFFQYGQKAEGEEYVPEEYPENVQVGEIDAFNPTFHSAYRSFEESGKKLLQAIALYLGLDEFYFDSWVRNGNSILRAIHYPPITNEPKSAIRAEQHEDINLITLLVGASADGLQILTKQNEWVGVTSLPEQIVVNVGDMLQRLTNNKLRSTTHRVVNPPRELWHTSRFSIPFFLHPKGNMSLACLESCIDDKNPKHYPDATAGEYLDERLREIGLKK, encoded by the coding sequence ATGACCATTCCAGTTGTCGATCTTGCGGAGTTCACCAGTGGTGACCCTGTTTTAAAGCAGAAGTTTGTAAATGAATTAGGGAAGGCTTATGAAGAAGTAGGCTTTGTAGCTGTAAAAAATCATGGCGTGCCAGATGATATTATTGGTGATTTGTATAAATATGTACAACAGTTTTTTTCACTGCCCTTAGAAAAGAAGAGAGAGTACGAAATCCCCGACTTGGCTGGTCAACGTGGTTATACATCATTCGGCAAGGAGCATGCAAAAGGTAGTGATGCTCCGGATCTAAAGGAGTTTTTTCAATACGGTCAGAAAGCAGAAGGTGAAGAATATGTGCCGGAGGAGTACCCGGAGAATGTGCAGGTTGGTGAAATTGATGCGTTTAACCCAACCTTTCATTCAGCATACCGATCGTTTGAAGAATCGGGAAAGAAGTTATTGCAGGCAATTGCTTTGTATTTAGGGCTCGATGAATTTTATTTTGATAGCTGGGTTCGTAACGGCAATTCTATTCTAAGGGCAATACATTATCCTCCAATAACAAATGAACCCAAAAGTGCAATCAGAGCTGAGCAACACGAGGACATTAACCTGATCACTCTGTTAGTTGGTGCTTCAGCAGATGGCTTGCAGATTCTTACAAAGCAGAACGAATGGGTTGGCGTAACCTCTTTACCGGAACAGATCGTCGTAAATGTTGGGGATATGCTGCAACGTTTAACTAATAATAAATTAAGATCCACAACACACCGGGTTGTGAATCCGCCGAGAGAGCTGTGGCATACATCAAGGTTTTCGATTCCTTTCTTTTTACATCCAAAAGGAAACATGTCGTTGGCGTGTTTGGAAAGTTGTATTGATGATAAAAATCCAAAGCATTATCCAGATGCAACAGCGGGAGAGTATCTTGATGAGCGCTTACGTGAAATTGGATTAAAGAAGTAA
- the chrA gene encoding chromate efflux transporter, which produces MPFLKAVLLYTLTAFGGPQGHIGMLMKIFVKKRRDLTEHELTEIISFCQLLPGASSTQTITLIGYKRGGLPLALVTLFVWVFPACFIMGALSFFVHYLDKKALHTDIFKFLQPMAVGFLIYATWNTYKSAVNSTITRVIMIVAAIAVYTFFRTPWVFPIILVAAGVVTNFNKKRIPQKEIPRRKIKWSNIWLFVFVFVVAGFLSETARKQEWENRRAFNLFENFYRFGSLVFGGGQVLVPMMYEQFVIREKTQYMTGEELLTGAGFVQGIPGPVFSMASYTGGMAMRDFGARNQVAGSIIGAVAIFLPSLLLVLFFYPIWNNLKKYAVVYRSLEGINAATVGLMAASAFYVARDISILDMNAISYLNLIVIFATTILLSTTKIPPPIIAVVCLLLGWIF; this is translated from the coding sequence ATTCCATTTTTAAAAGCGGTACTCCTTTATACGCTGACTGCTTTTGGTGGTCCGCAAGGTCATATCGGAATGTTGATGAAAATTTTTGTAAAGAAACGTCGTGATCTGACGGAACATGAATTAACAGAAATCATTTCGTTCTGTCAACTTCTGCCGGGCGCAAGTTCTACACAAACTATAACGCTGATTGGTTACAAACGTGGTGGATTGCCGTTGGCCTTGGTTACGTTATTTGTTTGGGTATTTCCTGCTTGTTTTATCATGGGTGCTCTTTCCTTTTTTGTTCATTATCTGGATAAAAAAGCCTTACATACAGATATATTTAAATTTTTGCAACCTATGGCTGTGGGGTTCCTGATCTATGCAACATGGAATACCTATAAGTCGGCGGTGAACAGTACGATCACCAGGGTGATAATGATTGTTGCTGCAATTGCTGTATACACTTTTTTTAGAACACCTTGGGTTTTTCCAATCATTCTTGTTGCAGCTGGTGTTGTTACAAATTTTAATAAGAAGCGTATTCCGCAAAAAGAAATCCCCAGACGAAAGATCAAATGGTCGAATATATGGTTGTTTGTTTTTGTTTTTGTTGTAGCTGGATTTTTAAGTGAAACGGCACGTAAACAAGAATGGGAGAATAGACGTGCATTCAACCTCTTTGAAAACTTTTATCGTTTCGGAAGCTTGGTCTTTGGTGGTGGACAGGTCCTGGTCCCGATGATGTATGAACAGTTTGTAATTCGTGAAAAGACACAATACATGACTGGTGAAGAATTGTTAACAGGAGCTGGTTTTGTACAGGGAATTCCGGGGCCCGTTTTTTCAATGGCATCCTATACAGGAGGAATGGCAATGCGTGATTTCGGCGCACGCAATCAAGTGGCTGGAAGCATTATTGGTGCGGTAGCAATTTTCCTCCCGAGTTTGTTATTGGTGTTGTTCTTTTACCCGATCTGGAACAACCTAAAAAAGTATGCAGTTGTTTACCGGTCTCTTGAAGGAATTAATGCTGCAACAGTTGGTTTAATGGCCGCTTCTGCTTTTTATGTCGCAAGAGATATTTCTATTCTTGACATGAATGCGATCAGTTACCTGAATCTCATCGTAATTTTTGCTACTACAATACTTCTTTCTACAACCAAAATTCCTCCTCCGATTATTGCAGTGGTGTGTTTGTTATTGGGGTGGATTTTTTAG
- the ybeY gene encoding rRNA maturation RNase YbeY, which translates to MQAARVNFFYQDVTFSFSNRTRVKGFVKKLFHREGFKLSELNIIFCTDEALLEINRNFLQHDYYTDIITFPLSTGSQPIQAELYISIDRVRDNAKQAATSFKDELHRVIFHGCLHLAGYGDKSSQQIKKMREREDHYLRLYSKQQ; encoded by the coding sequence ATGCAGGCAGCACGTGTTAATTTTTTTTACCAGGATGTAACGTTTTCTTTTTCCAACCGAACAAGAGTAAAGGGGTTTGTAAAGAAGTTATTTCATAGAGAAGGGTTTAAATTAAGTGAATTAAATATCATCTTCTGCACGGATGAAGCTTTGCTTGAGATCAACAGGAATTTTCTGCAACACGACTACTATACAGACATTATTACTTTTCCTCTTAGTACAGGATCTCAACCAATTCAGGCTGAACTTTACATCAGCATCGATAGGGTTCGGGATAACGCTAAACAAGCCGCTACTTCTTTTAAAGACGAACTTCACAGGGTAATTTTTCATGGATGTCTCCACCTTGCAGGATATGGCGATAAGTCTTCACAACAAATTAAGAAGATGCGTGAACGGGAAGACCATTATTTGCGTTTATACAGCAAACAACAGTAA
- the rho gene encoding transcription termination factor Rho — protein sequence MYDILQLNDMLVPELLDVAEQLKIAGAKKLDKQQLIYKILDNQAVMASENKGAEEKKRKRIVKTTTASGTEEAVVESGDKETAPKVRKKKEDAPAPAPAAAPKKVLKKTELPEPIIPPGFTLPGEDDFVAGPPEMELGEQLAESNQEAENPQPNERPQNQQHQQRQFQNNKREQPFNIEFDGVIQGEGVLEMMPDGYGFLRSSDYNYLSSPDDVYVSPSQIKLFGLKTGDTVYGSVRPPKEGEKYFALLKVDTINGKRPDEVRDRVPFDYLTPLFPFEKLNLTTTSNNYSTRIMDLFTPIGKGQRGLIVAQPKTGKTMLLKELANAIAENHPECYLMIVLVDERPEEVTDMERSVKAEVIASTFDEPAEKHVKVSTIALQKAKRLVECGHDVIILLDSITRLARAHNTVAPSSGKVLSGGVEANAMQKPKQFFGAARKIENGGSLTIIATALVDTGSKMDEVIFEEFKGTGNMELALDRKLANRRVFPAIDIVASSTRRDDLLLDKDTAKRMWILRKHMADMNTEEAINTLLQHMRGTKDNNEFLISMNG from the coding sequence ATGTACGACATTCTACAATTGAACGATATGCTCGTTCCTGAGTTGCTAGACGTAGCTGAGCAATTAAAAATTGCTGGTGCTAAAAAATTAGATAAGCAACAACTCATTTATAAAATCCTCGATAATCAAGCTGTTATGGCAAGTGAAAACAAAGGCGCAGAAGAAAAGAAGCGCAAACGCATTGTAAAAACCACCACCGCTTCCGGTACTGAAGAAGCTGTTGTGGAAAGTGGCGATAAGGAAACGGCACCTAAGGTTCGCAAAAAGAAAGAGGATGCTCCGGCTCCGGCTCCTGCAGCAGCTCCTAAAAAGGTGCTTAAGAAAACAGAACTTCCGGAACCTATTATACCTCCTGGTTTTACATTGCCGGGTGAAGATGATTTTGTGGCAGGTCCACCTGAAATGGAATTAGGTGAGCAATTAGCTGAATCGAACCAGGAAGCTGAAAATCCGCAACCGAACGAGCGCCCGCAAAACCAACAACATCAACAACGACAGTTTCAAAATAATAAGCGTGAACAACCTTTCAACATTGAGTTTGATGGTGTGATACAAGGTGAAGGTGTGTTGGAAATGATGCCTGATGGATATGGTTTCTTACGCAGCAGCGATTACAACTATTTATCAAGTCCCGATGATGTGTATGTATCTCCATCGCAGATAAAATTGTTTGGTTTAAAAACCGGCGATACTGTTTACGGCTCTGTTCGTCCTCCAAAAGAAGGGGAGAAATATTTTGCCTTATTGAAGGTTGATACCATCAACGGAAAGCGTCCTGATGAAGTGCGTGACCGTGTGCCGTTTGATTATCTCACACCGTTGTTCCCTTTCGAAAAATTAAATCTTACAACTACTTCCAATAATTACAGCACCCGTATCATGGATCTGTTTACCCCAATTGGTAAAGGACAACGTGGATTGATCGTTGCCCAGCCAAAGACAGGTAAAACCATGTTGCTGAAAGAACTGGCAAATGCCATTGCAGAAAATCATCCTGAATGTTATTTGATGATCGTGTTGGTTGATGAACGTCCGGAAGAGGTAACTGATATGGAGCGCAGCGTAAAAGCAGAAGTTATTGCCAGTACGTTTGATGAACCTGCAGAGAAACACGTGAAAGTAAGTACCATCGCTTTACAAAAAGCAAAACGTTTGGTAGAGTGCGGTCATGATGTAATTATCCTCTTAGATTCCATTACACGCTTAGCACGTGCACACAATACCGTAGCACCTTCAAGTGGTAAAGTATTGAGTGGTGGTGTTGAAGCAAACGCCATGCAAAAACCAAAACAGTTCTTTGGTGCTGCACGTAAAATTGAAAATGGCGGATCATTAACCATTATTGCAACAGCGCTTGTTGATACAGGTAGCAAAATGGATGAAGTGATCTTTGAAGAATTTAAAGGAACAGGTAACATGGAATTGGCGCTTGATCGTAAGCTCGCCAACAGACGTGTATTCCCTGCAATTGATATTGTTGCTTCAAGTACACGTCGTGATGATCTGTTACTTGATAAAGACACTGCTAAACGTATGTGGATCCTGCGTAAGCATATGGCCGATATGAATACAGAAGAAGCAATCAACACCTTGTTACAACATATGCGTGGAACGAAAGACAACAATGAGTTCCTCATCAGCATGAATGGTTAA
- a CDS encoding DUF2304 domain-containing protein → MTPIQLILIIGFLFTGLFYFVRLRNRIADVLLLFILVGVAVLFILFPEWTNVLAKKLGVGRGTDLVLYLCIVLFYFVVLKLYARMRKLEQQITDLIRKQAIDEVEKLIKK, encoded by the coding sequence ATGACACCCATTCAACTTATACTCATCATCGGATTCCTGTTCACCGGTTTGTTCTATTTTGTACGCTTGCGTAACCGTATTGCTGATGTATTGTTACTATTTATCCTGGTAGGGGTTGCTGTGTTGTTCATTCTATTTCCTGAATGGACAAATGTGCTGGCAAAAAAACTAGGTGTAGGCAGAGGAACTGATCTTGTTCTTTATCTCTGTATTGTGTTATTCTATTTTGTTGTTCTGAAACTATATGCCCGCATGCGCAAACTTGAACAGCAGATCACTGATCTTATACGTAAACAAGCTATTGATGAAGTTGAAAAACTTATAAAGAAATAA
- the asnS gene encoding asparagine--tRNA ligase translates to MFNKRVKIKELLSQEPQEQEVTVMGWVRTFRNNQFIALNDGSTNNNLQVVLELGKFDEETLKRITTSASLKITGTVIPSLGKGQKLEVKASTLEILGDSDAEKYPLQPKKHSLEFLREIAHLRFRTNTFGSVFRLRHALAFAVHKFYNEKGFVYLHTPIVTASDAEGAGEMFRVTTLPFDNPPRNEDGTVNFKEDFFGRSSNLTVSGQLEGELGATAFGEIYTFGPTFRAENSNTARHLAEFWMIEPEMAFCDLEDNMNLAEEFIKYIIRYAMENNREDLEFLAQRLADEEKQLPQDKRSELGLIEKLEFVLNNDFERITYTEAIDILLQSPAYKKKKFQYDVKWGIDMQSEHERYLVEKHFKKPVIVTNYPAAIKAFYMRQDDGCEPGKETVAAMDILAPGIGEIVGGSQREERMDKLMKRMEEMHVPAEELWWYLDTRRFGTVPHAGFGLGFERMVQFVTGMGNIRDVIAFPRTPKNCEF, encoded by the coding sequence ATGTTTAACAAAAGGGTTAAGATCAAAGAATTGCTTAGTCAGGAGCCACAGGAACAGGAAGTAACAGTGATGGGTTGGGTACGTACATTTCGCAATAACCAGTTTATTGCGTTGAACGATGGCAGCACCAATAATAACCTGCAGGTGGTTCTGGAATTGGGCAAATTTGATGAGGAAACCCTGAAGCGGATCACAACATCGGCGTCATTAAAAATTACCGGAACGGTTATTCCGTCTCTTGGAAAAGGCCAGAAGCTGGAAGTGAAGGCAAGTACTTTGGAAATACTTGGTGATAGCGACGCAGAAAAATATCCGCTTCAACCCAAAAAACACAGCCTTGAATTCTTACGTGAAATAGCTCATTTGCGTTTTCGTACAAACACATTTGGTTCTGTATTTCGTCTCCGTCATGCATTGGCATTTGCTGTACATAAGTTTTATAACGAGAAAGGGTTTGTTTATCTCCATACGCCGATCGTTACAGCAAGCGATGCAGAAGGTGCAGGCGAAATGTTTCGTGTAACTACATTGCCGTTTGACAACCCTCCACGTAATGAAGATGGCACTGTCAACTTCAAAGAAGACTTTTTTGGTCGTTCTTCAAACTTAACGGTAAGCGGTCAGCTCGAAGGTGAATTGGGCGCAACAGCATTTGGTGAGATCTATACATTTGGTCCAACTTTCCGTGCTGAAAATTCGAATACAGCTCGTCACCTGGCTGAGTTCTGGATGATTGAACCTGAAATGGCTTTTTGTGATTTAGAAGACAACATGAATCTTGCTGAAGAATTCATTAAGTATATCATCCGTTATGCAATGGAAAACAACAGGGAGGATCTCGAGTTTCTTGCACAACGTTTGGCTGATGAAGAAAAACAATTGCCACAAGACAAACGCAGTGAATTGGGTTTGATCGAAAAGCTGGAGTTTGTTTTGAATAATGATTTTGAACGTATCACTTATACTGAAGCGATCGATATTTTATTACAGTCCCCTGCGTATAAAAAGAAGAAGTTCCAATACGACGTAAAGTGGGGTATTGATATGCAGAGTGAACATGAGCGTTACCTTGTTGAAAAGCATTTCAAAAAACCAGTGATCGTTACAAATTACCCTGCGGCAATTAAAGCTTTCTATATGCGACAGGATGATGGTTGTGAGCCTGGAAAAGAAACGGTTGCTGCGATGGATATTCTTGCACCCGGCATTGGCGAAATTGTTGGCGGTTCGCAACGTGAGGAGCGCATGGACAAACTCATGAAGCGTATGGAAGAAATGCATGTGCCTGCAGAAGAGTTGTGGTGGTATCTTGATACACGACGTTTTGGTACGGTGCCCCATGCCGGTTTTGGATTAGGATTTGAACGTATGGTGCAGTTTGTAACGGGAATGGGCAATATCCGTGATGTGATCGCTTTCCCCCGCACGCCGAAGAACTGTGAGTTTTAA
- a CDS encoding DUF3089 domain-containing protein has protein sequence MADSVPDYSDLRFWAAHPSKKDPSDSIPKSFLKESKDSSADVFFIHPTSLTSKALAGKVWNASLNNDTLNAKTDYTSILYQASIFNGSCRVFAPRYRQAHIYSFYSIEQAQSQAALELAYADVKNAFLYYLEKHHSNRPIIIASHSQGTYHAGRLLREFFENKPLSNKLVCAYIIGLGVPLNYFSVMEPCRNPTETNCFVTWRTFRKGYLPDYVQKEEGKTWSVNPLSWSLSDSAIARKENLGAVLFRFNKTYKYTNGAKNHNGVVWINRPCFFYSIFLRTKNYHAGDLNLFYYSIRKNVSDRIEAYQKNHLIQSK, from the coding sequence ATGGCCGATAGCGTTCCTGATTATTCAGACCTGCGTTTCTGGGCGGCTCATCCGTCAAAAAAAGACCCGTCTGACAGTATTCCAAAATCATTTCTAAAAGAATCAAAAGATAGTTCTGCCGATGTGTTCTTTATACACCCCACCAGTTTGACATCAAAAGCACTTGCAGGAAAAGTATGGAATGCTTCACTCAACAATGACACATTAAATGCTAAGACCGACTACACTTCAATACTGTACCAGGCAAGTATCTTTAATGGAAGTTGCAGGGTTTTTGCTCCAAGATACAGGCAAGCGCATATCTATTCTTTCTATTCTATTGAACAAGCACAATCGCAAGCTGCACTTGAACTTGCTTATGCCGATGTAAAAAATGCGTTTCTTTATTATCTTGAAAAACATCACAGCAACCGACCAATCATTATTGCTTCACACAGCCAGGGAACTTATCATGCAGGAAGACTGTTAAGAGAGTTTTTTGAAAACAAACCCCTTTCAAATAAGCTTGTGTGTGCTTATATCATCGGATTAGGTGTACCGCTTAACTATTTCTCAGTTATGGAACCATGCAGAAATCCTACTGAAACAAACTGTTTCGTAACATGGCGAACGTTCCGAAAAGGATACCTCCCGGATTATGTTCAAAAAGAAGAAGGTAAGACATGGTCAGTAAACCCATTAAGTTGGTCCCTATCCGATTCTGCTATCGCTAGAAAAGAAAACCTTGGCGCTGTTTTATTTAGGTTTAATAAAACTTATAAGTATACAAATGGCGCAAAAAATCACAATGGAGTTGTTTGGATAAACAGACCTTGCTTTTTCTATAGTATCTTTCTACGCACAAAAAATTATCATGCAGGTGATTTGAATCTGTTTTATTATTCTATCCGTAAAAATGTGAGCGACAGAATAGAAGCTTATCAAAAAAACCATCTCATTCAAAGCAAGTAG
- a CDS encoding glycosyltransferase family 2 protein — protein sequence MSDSAKFIIIPSFNEEIVLRSTVEPLINQGYHVVVVDDGSTIEQEKFIADLQVTTIRHVQNLGQGAALETGTVYALAKGASYIVHFDADGQHDLSAIEHLLAPILNNTADVVFGSRFLTQQSSLPFTRSLLLHTARYVNFLFTGLLLSDAHNGLRAFNRKAADLIRIKENRMAHASEILILVKKNKLRFTEVAVDVRYTAYSKAKGQSGWNSIRIFFDLLLHKLLR from the coding sequence ATGAGCGACTCTGCAAAATTCATCATCATTCCCTCTTTTAATGAAGAGATAGTTCTTCGCTCAACCGTAGAACCACTTATAAATCAGGGTTATCATGTTGTTGTAGTTGATGACGGTTCAACAATCGAACAAGAAAAGTTTATTGCTGATTTACAGGTTACAACTATCCGCCATGTGCAGAATCTTGGCCAAGGTGCAGCACTGGAAACAGGAACAGTATATGCATTAGCAAAAGGCGCTTCTTATATTGTACATTTTGATGCAGATGGGCAGCACGATCTTTCAGCTATAGAACATTTGCTTGCACCAATTCTGAACAACACAGCAGATGTTGTATTTGGTTCCCGCTTTTTAACGCAGCAATCCTCTCTGCCTTTTACACGGTCCCTTTTATTACATACGGCTCGTTATGTAAATTTTCTTTTCACCGGTCTTTTGCTCAGTGATGCACATAATGGGTTACGTGCCTTTAACAGAAAAGCTGCAGACCTGATCCGCATTAAAGAAAACCGAATGGCGCATGCATCTGAAATATTGATACTGGTGAAAAAAAACAAGCTTCGTTTTACAGAGGTCGCAGTTGACGTTCGTTACACAGCGTATTCCAAAGCAAAAGGTCAATCGGGTTGGAACAGTATTCGTATTTTTTTCGATTTACTTTTACATAAACTATTGCGATGA
- a CDS encoding CAP domain-containing protein encodes MIRFLLSFLFVCLASLSFSQGVIVLQDKPFVYNQLRDTAVWNRLVSSRGFADLSVMEQDFFYWTNLMRKNPGQFGETVLQEFLRQFPEASSPDAKSLAADLKKAQRNLPFLDPDHGLCVMASTHAKDLKSRNGIISHQSSTGKDFVQRIKEAGKYRCGAENVFVGTPDALDALILLLIDKGVKDKGHRKNLLDPSFTLMGASFEEMNSKKAVLVQDFGCK; translated from the coding sequence ATGATCCGGTTCCTGCTTTCCTTTCTGTTCGTTTGTTTAGCAAGCCTGTCCTTTTCGCAGGGAGTAATTGTATTGCAGGATAAACCCTTTGTATACAATCAGCTTCGTGATACAGCCGTTTGGAATCGACTGGTTTCTAGCCGGGGCTTTGCGGACTTATCAGTAATGGAGCAGGATTTTTTCTATTGGACTAATTTGATGAGAAAGAATCCGGGGCAATTCGGTGAAACAGTATTGCAAGAATTTTTAAGACAATTTCCAGAAGCCAGTTCGCCTGATGCAAAATCACTCGCTGCTGATTTGAAGAAAGCTCAAAGAAATCTTCCATTTCTTGATCCCGACCATGGGCTGTGTGTTATGGCCTCAACCCATGCTAAAGATTTGAAGAGTAGAAATGGTATTATTTCGCACCAGTCTTCTACCGGTAAAGATTTTGTGCAAAGGATAAAAGAGGCAGGCAAATACCGCTGCGGTGCAGAAAATGTGTTTGTCGGTACTCCGGACGCATTAGACGCCTTAATACTTCTTCTTATTGATAAAGGCGTGAAGGATAAAGGTCATCGCAAAAATCTCCTTGACCCCTCCTTCACATTAATGGGCGCCTCTTTTGAGGAGATGAACAGTAAAAAGGCTGTCTTGGTACAAGACTTCGGTTGCAAATAA
- a CDS encoding FeoA family protein: MKRLSELEPGQKAIIHSFENDEIFLKLMEMGCVPGEEVTVEMQAPLGDPISIKVAGYQLSLRIEEAQSILVKTPN, translated from the coding sequence ATGAAAAGATTATCGGAATTAGAACCTGGACAAAAAGCAATTATTCACTCTTTTGAAAATGACGAGATTTTTTTGAAGTTGATGGAAATGGGGTGTGTCCCAGGAGAGGAAGTTACAGTGGAAATGCAGGCTCCTTTAGGTGACCCCATCAGCATAAAAGTAGCAGGCTATCAATTAAGTCTGCGGATCGAAGAAGCTCAAAGCATATTGGTTAAAACACCTAACTAA